The DNA sequence CGGCTGATCGCCTAGCGAAATCAAAAATCCCCTCGCCGATTTTGAGGCGGCTTGCAAGCCTGCGATAATCGAAGTCGACAGCCCTTCTGCAAAATCGGGATTGGTTGTGAATACCACCTCACGGCCTGATAAAGCGTGCTGCACGGCCTCAGCTTCGTGGCCGAGCACGACGATCACTTCACCGGCTTTTGATTGCAGGAGATGATCGACGGTGTGTGCGATAATGGTTTTCGCGCCCAACGGCAGCAAGAGTTTGTTCTGGCCTGGCATGCGCTGGGAAGCGCCGGCTGCGAGGACGAGAGCGGAAATTTCCATGACAATCTATTTGAGCATGCTTTTTCGCGCACGGAGTTGTATGGCCTTATACAAACGCTACCGCCCGGGCGGGCTTCCGGCTATGCCGATTTCGTTTT is a window from the Cytophagia bacterium CHB2 genome containing:
- a CDS encoding nucleotidyltransferase family protein; translated protein: MEISALVLAAGASQRMPGQNKLLLPLGAKTIIAHTVDHLLQSKAGEVIVVLGHEAEAVQHALSGREVVFTTNPDFAEGLSTSIIAGLQAASKSARGFLISLGDQPLVTFPELNLLMQCFTYAGDYSIIAPVYRGRRGNPVIFARSHLPEMLAISGDAGCKAIIARHAQRVLEVEMQTDHVLRDVDTFQSYETMQARLNQPKK